CGGCAGATGGTCCGTGGGTACGACCCCGCGCGGCCGGTGCCGCCGGAGCTGGTCGACAAGATCGTCCGGCACGGGCTGCGGGCGCCGTCGGCGGGTTTCTCCCAGGGGTGGAGCTTCCTGGTCCTCACCGATCCGGCCGACCGGGAGCGGTTCTGGTCGGTCACGGCTTCCTCGGAGGGCGAGGCCGGCGGCTGGCTCCAGCGGATGAGCACCGCGCCGCTGATCATCGTCGCCCTGTCGAACAAATCGGTTTATCTCGACCGATATGCAGAATCCGACAAGGGCTGGACGGACCGGGACGAGGCGCGCTGGCCGGTGCCGTACTGGGACGTCGACACCGGGTTCGCCGCGCTGCTGATGCACCTGACCGCGGTGAACGAGGGGCTCGGCTCGTGCTTCATCGGGCTGCCCCCGGATCGGATCGACGCGTTCCGTGCGGCGTTCGGGGTACCGGACCTGTTCAACCCGGTCGGCGCGCTGACCGTCGGATACCGGGGAGCGGACAAGAGGTCACCGTCACTCAAGCGCGGCCACCGTCCGGTGGACGACGTGGTGCATCATGGCCGGTGGGCTTCGGCCGCAGGGGCTTGACCGCACTGCGGCTACGCTGGCATACCGACGACGTTTCGCAGGGAGAGGGGCAGCCGCCGTGATCTTCAAAGCGGTCCGGGACGGAGCCCCGTACCCCGATCACCACACCACGCTGAAGGCGTGGGCGGAGATCCCGCCGCGGCCGATCCGGCTCGCCGACCTGATCACCACCAAGCGGGAGCTGGCGCTGGACAAGCTGCTGGCCGAGGACTCGACGTTCTACGGGGATCTGTTCCCGCACGTCGTGGAGTATCAGGGCGCCCTCTATCTGGAGGACGGGCTGCACCGGGCGCTGCGGGCGGCGTTGCAGCAGCGGAACCAGATTCACGCGCGGGTGCTGGTCGTCGAGGGCTAAACCCTTTGTCGGGTTTTCCCGCTGGATGCGAGTGTTACCGCTCCTCCGGTCGCGAATTGTCAGACCCCCTCCGTACCGTTGGGGCATGGCCAACTCACCGGATGTCGAAGAGCCGACGACGGAGTATCCGGCCGTGCCCGATGGAGCCGAGCCGGTCGCCCCGGCCGTCCCGCTGGAGCACAGGCCGAGCTTCTTCGCCCGGCTGCTGATCTTCATCGGCGTCGTCTTCGCCCTGATCGTCGCGTCCTGCTTCGGGCTGCGCGCGATGCACGTGCTCCCCACCTTCGACAACCCGTTCTCGGACCAGACCGTCGACCGCAGCCAGCCGGTGCTGCTCCAGTCCATGCGCGACCTGCATCGTTATGTGGCGGCCGACGGCACCTTCCAGGTCATCGTCGACCTCCAGCAGAACCGGGAGAACATCCCCGACTTCCTGGTCAACCGGCGGATCCTGTTCGTCGGCTCGGGCACGGTGGAGGCCTATGTCGACTTCAGCGCCCTCTCCGGGGACGCACTGAAGGTCGACAACGAGAAGAAGACCATCGAGCTCACCCTTCCG
Above is a genomic segment from Actinoplanes ianthinogenes containing:
- a CDS encoding type II toxin-antitoxin system VapB family antitoxin, translated to MIFKAVRDGAPYPDHHTTLKAWAEIPPRPIRLADLITTKRELALDKLLAEDSTFYGDLFPHVVEYQGALYLEDGLHRALRAALQQRNQIHARVLVVEG
- a CDS encoding nitroreductase family protein, which codes for MEFDEVVRRRQMVRGYDPARPVPPELVDKIVRHGLRAPSAGFSQGWSFLVLTDPADRERFWSVTASSEGEAGGWLQRMSTAPLIIVALSNKSVYLDRYAESDKGWTDRDEARWPVPYWDVDTGFAALLMHLTAVNEGLGSCFIGLPPDRIDAFRAAFGVPDLFNPVGALTVGYRGADKRSPSLKRGHRPVDDVVHHGRWASAAGA
- a CDS encoding DUF4230 domain-containing protein; the encoded protein is MANSPDVEEPTTEYPAVPDGAEPVAPAVPLEHRPSFFARLLIFIGVVFALIVASCFGLRAMHVLPTFDNPFSDQTVDRSQPVLLQSMRDLHRYVAADGTFQVIVDLQQNRENIPDFLVNRRILFVGSGTVEAYVDFSALSGDALKVDNEKKTIELTLPPPQQSTAALDMAKSYVVEEDRGLLTSIGDAFRSDTDKQQRVYQMAQEKITEAAKSSGLDQRAQQNTQLMLESLFVRLGYTSVKVTFTTP